A stretch of the Clavibacter sp. B3I6 genome encodes the following:
- the secA gene encoding preprotein translocase subunit SecA — translation MASVLEKVLRVGEGRTLRKLQNYAKAVNQLEEDFTHLTDEELKNETVELRERHANGESLDDLLPEAFAAVREASRRTLGLRHFDVQIMGGAALHLGNIAEMKTGEGKTLVATLPAYLNAIASRGVHVITVNDYLASYQSELMGRVFRALGMTTGVILAGQTPQQRREQYAADITYGTNNEFGFDYLRDNMAWQAADMVQRGHFFAVVDEVDSILIDEARTPLIISGPSAGDANRWFTEFATVAKRLIPDVDYEVDEKKRTVGVLEAGIEKVEDHLGIDNLYESANTPLISFLNNSIKAKALFKKDKDYVVMNGEVLIVDEHTGRILMGRRYNEGIHQAIEAKEGVAVKAENQTLATVTLQNYFRLYKKLSGMTGTAETEAAEFMSTYKLGVVPIPTNRPMQRKDQSDLIYKNEKAKFEQVVEDIAERHASGQPVLVGTTSVEKSEYLSKLLAKKGVRHEVLNAKNHAREAAIVAQAGRLGSVTVATNMAGRGTDIMLGGNAEFLAVAAMNARGLSPVETPEQYETEWDDVFAAVKAEVDQEAEKVIEAGGLYVLGTERHESRRIDNQLRGRSGRQGDPGESRFYLSLTDDLMRLFNNGAAASLMGRDGVPDDVAIESKVVSRAIRSAQGQVEARNAEIRKNVLKYDDVLNRQREAIYGDRRHILEGDDLQERSQRFLEAVIDDVLDSHIGEGNGDDWDFDALWTELRTLYPISITIDEVITEAGSKGRVNRDFVRREILSDAKLAYSKREEQLGEAAMRELERRVVLSVIDRRWREHLYEMDYLKDGIGLRAMAQRDPLVEYQREGFALFQQMMGAIREETVGFLFNLDVEVQAPADAESVGPRIQAKGLAANQATADKLRYTAPTDDGGVEVRNQRGQIEKAATAKAQKDQEAEDAVLVGEDEPEEPQGPPARGAFGQRTAGAASAPQNREERRKADRRK, via the coding sequence ATGGCCTCAGTACTCGAGAAGGTCCTTCGCGTCGGCGAGGGGCGTACGCTCCGCAAGCTGCAGAACTACGCGAAGGCGGTGAACCAGCTCGAGGAGGACTTCACGCACCTCACCGACGAGGAGCTCAAGAACGAGACCGTCGAGCTGCGCGAGCGCCACGCCAACGGCGAGTCCCTCGACGACCTGCTGCCCGAGGCCTTCGCCGCCGTCCGCGAGGCGTCCCGCCGCACGCTCGGCCTCCGCCACTTCGACGTCCAGATCATGGGCGGTGCCGCCCTCCACCTCGGCAACATCGCCGAGATGAAGACGGGCGAGGGCAAGACGCTCGTCGCCACCCTCCCCGCGTACCTCAACGCCATCGCCTCGCGCGGCGTCCACGTCATCACGGTCAACGACTACCTCGCCAGCTACCAGAGCGAGCTCATGGGCCGCGTCTTCCGCGCCCTCGGCATGACCACCGGCGTGATCCTCGCGGGCCAGACCCCGCAGCAGCGCCGCGAGCAGTACGCGGCCGACATCACGTACGGCACGAACAACGAGTTCGGCTTCGACTACCTCCGCGACAACATGGCGTGGCAGGCGGCCGACATGGTCCAGCGCGGCCACTTCTTCGCGGTCGTCGACGAGGTCGACTCGATCCTCATCGACGAGGCCCGCACGCCGCTCATCATCTCGGGCCCCTCCGCCGGCGACGCGAACCGCTGGTTCACCGAGTTCGCGACCGTCGCCAAGCGCCTCATCCCGGACGTCGACTACGAGGTCGACGAGAAGAAGCGCACCGTGGGCGTGCTCGAGGCCGGCATCGAGAAGGTCGAGGACCACCTCGGCATCGACAACCTCTACGAGTCCGCGAACACCCCGCTCATCTCCTTCCTGAACAACTCGATCAAGGCCAAGGCCCTGTTCAAGAAGGACAAGGACTACGTCGTCATGAACGGCGAGGTCCTCATCGTCGACGAGCACACCGGCCGCATCCTCATGGGGCGCCGCTACAACGAGGGCATCCACCAGGCCATCGAGGCCAAGGAGGGCGTCGCGGTCAAGGCCGAGAACCAGACCCTCGCGACCGTCACGCTGCAGAACTACTTCCGCCTGTACAAGAAGCTCTCCGGCATGACCGGCACGGCCGAGACCGAGGCCGCCGAGTTCATGAGCACCTACAAGCTCGGAGTCGTCCCGATCCCCACGAACCGGCCCATGCAGCGCAAGGACCAGTCCGACCTCATCTACAAGAACGAGAAGGCGAAGTTCGAGCAGGTCGTCGAGGACATCGCCGAGCGCCACGCCTCCGGACAGCCCGTCCTCGTCGGCACCACGAGCGTCGAGAAGAGCGAGTACCTCTCCAAGCTCCTCGCCAAGAAGGGCGTCCGCCACGAGGTCCTCAACGCGAAGAACCACGCGCGCGAGGCAGCCATCGTCGCCCAGGCCGGCCGCCTCGGATCCGTCACGGTCGCCACGAACATGGCCGGCCGCGGCACCGACATCATGCTCGGCGGCAACGCCGAGTTCCTGGCCGTCGCCGCCATGAACGCGCGCGGCCTCAGCCCGGTCGAGACCCCGGAGCAGTACGAGACCGAGTGGGACGACGTGTTCGCGGCCGTCAAGGCCGAGGTCGACCAGGAGGCCGAGAAGGTCATCGAGGCCGGCGGCCTCTACGTGCTCGGGACCGAGCGCCACGAGTCGCGCCGCATCGACAACCAGCTGCGCGGTCGCTCCGGCCGCCAGGGCGACCCGGGCGAGAGCCGCTTCTACCTGTCGCTGACGGACGACCTCATGCGCCTATTCAACAACGGCGCCGCTGCGAGCCTCATGGGCCGCGACGGCGTGCCGGACGACGTGGCCATCGAGTCGAAGGTCGTGAGCCGCGCCATCCGCAGCGCGCAGGGCCAGGTCGAGGCGCGCAACGCCGAGATCCGGAAGAACGTCCTCAAGTACGACGACGTCCTCAACCGCCAGCGCGAGGCCATCTACGGCGACCGCCGCCACATCCTCGAGGGCGACGACCTGCAGGAGCGCTCGCAGCGCTTCCTCGAGGCCGTCATCGACGACGTGCTCGACTCGCACATCGGCGAGGGCAACGGCGACGACTGGGACTTCGACGCCCTCTGGACCGAGCTCCGGACGCTCTACCCCATCTCCATCACCATCGACGAGGTCATCACCGAGGCGGGCAGCAAGGGCCGCGTCAACCGCGACTTCGTCCGCCGCGAGATCCTCTCCGACGCCAAGCTCGCGTACTCGAAGCGCGAGGAGCAGCTCGGCGAGGCCGCCATGCGGGAGCTCGAGCGCCGCGTCGTGCTGTCGGTCATCGACCGCCGCTGGCGCGAGCACCTCTACGAGATGGACTACCTGAAGGACGGCATCGGCCTGCGCGCGATGGCGCAGCGCGATCCGCTGGTCGAGTACCAGCGCGAGGGCTTCGCGCTCTTCCAGCAGATGATGGGCGCCATCCGCGAGGAGACGGTCGGCTTCCTCTTCAACCTGGACGTCGAGGTGCAGGCTCCGGCCGATGCCGAGTCCGTGGGCCCGCGCATCCAGGCCAAGGGACTCGCCGCCAACCAGGCCACGGCCGACAAGCTCCGCTACACCGCGCCGACGGACGACGGCGGTGTCGAGGTCCGCAACCAGCGCGGCCAGATCGAGAAGGCCGCCACCGCGAAGGCGCAGAAGGACCAGGAGGCGGAGGACGCCGTGCTGGTCGGCGAGGACGAGCCCGAGGAGCCCCAGGGCCCGCCGGCGCGCGGTGCCTTCGGGCAGCGCACCGCGGGTGCGGCGTCCGCTCCGCAGAACCGCGAGGAGCGCCGCAAGGCCGATCGCCGCAAGTGA
- the mtrB gene encoding MtrAB system histidine kinase MtrB, giving the protein MRPLPAWLVDWRSWPRRLVRIWAVSLQFRTVLITVALSGATVLLIGVLMTQSISSDLFRQRLDTVLQQSNSATSRMQEQFTSSDASDQTELEQLRTQVFDELRGSAINLSDFAFRRTPGTEARNVLQNASTADYVDSLLSADLRRAVGEGTGTQQWQSVAIPDEQGGTNPGIVVGSSVDIPSAGRYELYLVYDLGDIQQTLDFVAGTILLAFLLLVVLIGAIAWLVVRLVVAPIRVAADTSQKLAAGQLEERLPVKGEDVIATLARSFNGMADSLQSQITQLADLSQLQQRFVSDVSHELRTPLTTIRLAGGVLYDLREDFSPPAARSAELLHTQVERFETLLADLLEISRFDAGAVDLVTEPTNLVRLVEDSIDEFEGLAAQKGSELRLVAPGGYFDAEMDARRVRRIVTNLVGNAVDHGEGRPIVITVDSDRDAVALAVRDYGVGMTHEEMGHVFDRFWRADPSRQRSTGGTGLGLAISLEDANLHHGWLQLWSRPGEGSCFRLTLPRRPDVPLESSPVALPPDDPADDPAADHADEERTRAHQP; this is encoded by the coding sequence ATGCGCCCCCTGCCCGCGTGGCTCGTCGACTGGAGGTCGTGGCCGCGCCGCCTCGTCCGGATCTGGGCGGTGTCCCTCCAGTTCCGCACCGTCCTCATCACCGTCGCGCTCTCGGGCGCCACCGTCCTCCTCATCGGCGTGCTCATGACGCAGAGCATCTCGAGCGACCTCTTCCGCCAGCGCCTCGACACCGTGCTGCAGCAGTCGAACAGCGCGACGAGCCGGATGCAGGAGCAGTTCACGTCCTCGGACGCCTCCGACCAGACCGAGCTCGAGCAGCTGCGCACGCAGGTGTTCGACGAGCTCCGCGGCAGCGCCATCAACCTCTCCGACTTCGCGTTCCGCCGCACGCCCGGCACGGAGGCGCGGAACGTCCTGCAGAACGCGTCGACCGCCGACTACGTCGACAGCCTCCTGAGCGCCGACCTCCGCCGCGCCGTGGGCGAGGGCACGGGGACGCAGCAGTGGCAGTCGGTCGCGATCCCCGACGAGCAGGGCGGCACGAACCCCGGCATCGTCGTCGGCTCGAGCGTCGACATCCCGTCGGCCGGCCGGTACGAGCTCTACCTCGTCTACGACCTGGGCGACATCCAGCAGACCCTCGACTTCGTGGCCGGCACGATCCTCCTCGCGTTCCTCCTCCTCGTGGTCCTCATCGGCGCGATCGCGTGGCTGGTGGTGCGCCTGGTCGTCGCGCCCATCCGCGTCGCCGCCGACACGAGCCAGAAGCTCGCGGCGGGGCAGCTCGAGGAGCGGCTGCCCGTGAAGGGCGAGGACGTGATCGCGACCCTGGCCCGCTCGTTCAACGGCATGGCGGACTCGCTGCAGTCGCAGATCACGCAGCTCGCCGACCTCTCGCAGCTGCAGCAGCGCTTCGTCTCCGACGTCTCGCACGAGCTGCGGACCCCGCTCACGACCATCCGGCTCGCGGGCGGCGTGCTCTACGACCTGCGCGAGGACTTCAGCCCGCCGGCCGCGCGCAGCGCCGAGCTGCTGCACACGCAGGTGGAGCGGTTCGAGACGCTGCTCGCCGACCTGCTGGAGATCAGCCGCTTCGACGCGGGCGCCGTGGACCTCGTCACCGAGCCCACCAACCTGGTCCGGCTCGTCGAGGACTCCATCGACGAGTTCGAGGGCCTCGCGGCGCAGAAGGGGTCGGAGCTCCGGCTGGTCGCCCCCGGCGGCTACTTCGACGCCGAGATGGACGCCCGCCGGGTCCGCCGCATCGTCACGAACCTCGTCGGCAACGCGGTCGACCACGGCGAGGGCCGGCCCATCGTGATCACGGTGGACAGCGACCGCGACGCCGTCGCCCTCGCGGTGCGCGACTACGGCGTCGGCATGACGCACGAGGAGATGGGCCACGTCTTCGACCGGTTCTGGCGCGCGGACCCGTCGCGCCAGCGCAGCACGGGCGGCACGGGCCTCGGCCTCGCGATCTCCCTGGAGGACGCGAACCTGCACCACGGCTGGCTGCAGCTGTGGTCGCGGCCGGGCGAGGGATCCTGCTTCCGGCTGACCCTGCCCCGCCGCCCCGACGTCCCCCTGGAGAGCTCGCCCGTCGCGCTGCCGCCCGACGACCCCGCGGACGATCCCGCGGCCGACCACGCCGACGAGGAGCGCACCCGTGCCCACCAGCCCTGA
- the mtrA gene encoding MtrAB system response regulator MtrA, with protein sequence MTARILVVDDDTALAEMIGIVLRTEGFEPSFCGDGGQALAAFHEGKPDLVLLDLMLPGLDGIQVCDLIRAESGVPIIMLTAKSDTADVVKGLESGADDYIVKPFNPKELVARIRTRLRPAAAASPGLLQVGDLVVDVEGHEVRRGDERINLTPLEFDLLHALASRPQQVFTREMLLEQVWGYQYKADTRLVNVHVQRLRAKVEDDPDNPRIVMTVRGVGYRAGAAA encoded by the coding sequence ATGACAGCACGGATCCTGGTGGTCGACGACGACACCGCGCTCGCCGAGATGATCGGCATCGTCCTCCGCACCGAGGGCTTCGAGCCCTCCTTCTGCGGGGACGGCGGCCAGGCGCTCGCCGCCTTCCACGAGGGCAAGCCCGACCTCGTGCTGCTCGACCTCATGCTCCCCGGCCTCGACGGCATCCAGGTGTGCGACCTCATCCGCGCCGAGTCCGGCGTGCCCATCATCATGCTCACGGCGAAGTCCGACACAGCCGACGTCGTGAAGGGCCTCGAGTCCGGCGCCGACGACTACATCGTCAAGCCCTTCAACCCGAAGGAGCTCGTCGCGCGCATCCGCACGCGCCTGCGCCCCGCGGCCGCCGCGTCGCCCGGCCTCCTGCAGGTCGGCGACCTCGTGGTCGACGTCGAGGGCCACGAGGTCCGCCGCGGCGACGAGCGCATCAACCTCACGCCCCTCGAGTTCGACCTCCTGCACGCGCTCGCCAGCCGCCCGCAGCAGGTCTTCACCCGCGAGATGCTGCTCGAGCAGGTGTGGGGCTACCAGTACAAGGCCGACACGCGCCTCGTCAACGTCCACGTGCAGCGCCTCCGGGCCAAGGTGGAGGACGACCCGGACAACCCGCGGATCGTCATGACCGTCCGCGGCGTCGGCTACCGCGCGGGGGCCGCGGCCTAG
- the hpf gene encoding ribosome hibernation-promoting factor, HPF/YfiA family encodes MDINITGRNAEITDRFRVYATEKVDKIAQLAEKSISLDIRVSRHSEKSGGSAGDDRVEITLVGPGPVIRAESSAADKFAAFDLALGRMLERLRRAKDKKKIHRGNHRPVSLQEATTEGFAGIDLDPADAELIERVNGRSVAPADQPVEEDDYCPVVIRTKVFPSQSMTVDQALEHMELVGHDFFLFIDAETDRPSVVYRRKGWDYGVIGLADGEQELAGAGAGSRSLRR; translated from the coding sequence ATGGACATCAACATCACCGGCCGCAACGCCGAGATCACGGACCGGTTCCGCGTGTACGCCACCGAGAAGGTCGACAAGATCGCCCAGCTCGCCGAGAAGTCCATCTCGCTCGACATCAGGGTCTCGCGGCACAGCGAGAAGTCCGGCGGCTCCGCCGGCGACGACCGCGTGGAGATCACGCTCGTGGGCCCCGGCCCCGTGATCCGCGCGGAGAGCAGCGCCGCCGACAAGTTCGCGGCCTTCGACCTGGCCCTCGGCCGGATGCTCGAGCGCCTGCGCCGCGCGAAGGACAAGAAGAAGATCCACCGCGGCAACCACCGTCCCGTGTCCCTCCAGGAGGCGACCACCGAGGGCTTCGCCGGCATCGACCTCGACCCCGCCGACGCCGAGCTCATCGAGCGCGTCAACGGGAGGAGCGTCGCGCCTGCCGACCAGCCGGTGGAGGAGGACGACTACTGCCCGGTGGTCATCCGCACCAAGGTCTTCCCGTCGCAGTCGATGACGGTCGACCAGGCGCTGGAGCACATGGAGCTCGTCGGCCACGACTTCTTCCTCTTCATCGACGCGGAGACGGACCGCCCGAGCGTCGTCTACCGCCGCAAGGGCTGGGACTACGGCGTCATCGGCCTGGCCGACGGCGAGCAGGAGCTCGCGGGGGCCGGCGCCGGATCCCGCTCCCTCCGGCGCTGA
- the lpqB gene encoding lipoprotein LpqB, which yields MPTSPDPRPRRVRRPARPAAVALVAACAILLTGCVSIPSGGPVAAGGPAVVADESGVSYQPDGPQDGDGPDDVVAGFVDAATSSADQYGVARQFLSSDFASRWDPFASVVVWEGQARTSEEVDGTFSYSVTTIATVDGQGHYREVGSDQETRLSFQLVQERGQWRIAKAPDGIALRSTYFREIFSAHALYFFDPTFSYLVPDLRFFVTRASQSVSTRIVKSLLQGPSPWLSQPAVVTAFPEGTRLASSAVTTASGTPQVDLSTEARAADGVTQQRMELQLRQSLSAIPSVLDVRVLVDGTPLTVPDLGGRAPVKDPQAESRPLVLAQGAFGYLGGGEVAPLGTLGTRVSALAADAATLSADGRQAAVRNASGVWAVGDGDPDAVLLDTRPGLVAPSLDAQGYVWSIPAADPRGLVAWGPDGVGHPVAVSWTGTGRVVSLEVARDGARVLVQLETGAGPQLLVSSIVRDDGVPTSLTATPLELLATPGTPLDATWVDELDVATLTLAPDGERPITLHQVGGPSKDIGSAADGVAIAGANDESGLRVLTGAGALLTPRGSTWQQTATGVSFIATKR from the coding sequence GTGCCCACCAGCCCTGATCCGCGTCCCCGCCGCGTGCGCCGCCCCGCGCGCCCCGCCGCCGTCGCCCTCGTCGCCGCCTGCGCGATCCTCCTCACGGGCTGCGTCTCCATCCCCTCCGGCGGTCCGGTCGCCGCGGGCGGCCCGGCCGTCGTCGCGGACGAGTCCGGCGTCAGCTACCAGCCCGACGGCCCGCAGGACGGCGACGGCCCGGACGACGTCGTCGCGGGCTTCGTCGACGCCGCCACCAGCTCCGCGGACCAGTACGGCGTCGCCCGTCAGTTCCTCTCCTCCGACTTCGCCTCCCGCTGGGACCCGTTCGCGAGCGTCGTCGTGTGGGAGGGCCAGGCGCGGACCTCCGAGGAGGTCGACGGCACCTTCAGCTACTCGGTCACGACCATCGCCACGGTCGACGGCCAGGGCCATTACCGCGAGGTGGGCAGCGACCAGGAGACGCGCCTGTCCTTCCAGCTCGTGCAGGAGCGCGGGCAGTGGCGCATCGCGAAGGCGCCGGACGGTATCGCGCTCCGATCGACCTACTTCCGCGAGATCTTCAGCGCCCACGCCCTGTACTTCTTCGACCCGACGTTCTCCTACCTCGTCCCCGACCTGCGGTTCTTCGTGACGCGGGCATCGCAGAGCGTCAGCACGCGCATCGTGAAGTCGCTCCTGCAGGGACCGTCGCCGTGGCTGTCGCAGCCGGCGGTCGTCACGGCCTTCCCGGAGGGAACCCGCCTGGCGTCCTCGGCCGTCACGACGGCGTCCGGCACGCCGCAGGTGGACCTCTCGACGGAGGCGCGCGCGGCCGACGGCGTGACGCAGCAGCGGATGGAGCTCCAGCTCCGGCAGAGCCTGTCCGCCATCCCCTCCGTGCTCGACGTCCGGGTCCTCGTCGACGGCACGCCCCTCACCGTCCCCGACCTCGGCGGGCGCGCCCCCGTGAAGGACCCGCAGGCGGAGTCGCGTCCGCTCGTGCTCGCGCAGGGCGCGTTCGGCTACCTGGGCGGGGGAGAGGTGGCCCCGCTCGGGACGCTCGGCACGCGCGTGTCCGCCCTCGCCGCGGACGCCGCGACCCTCAGCGCCGACGGCCGCCAGGCCGCGGTGCGGAACGCGTCCGGCGTGTGGGCGGTGGGCGACGGCGATCCGGACGCGGTCCTCCTCGACACCCGCCCGGGCCTCGTGGCGCCGTCGCTCGACGCGCAGGGCTACGTCTGGTCGATCCCGGCCGCGGATCCGCGGGGGCTCGTCGCCTGGGGCCCGGACGGCGTCGGCCACCCCGTCGCCGTGAGCTGGACCGGCACCGGCCGCGTCGTCTCCCTCGAGGTCGCGCGCGACGGCGCCCGCGTGCTCGTGCAGCTCGAGACCGGAGCCGGGCCGCAGCTGCTGGTCTCGTCGATCGTGCGCGACGACGGCGTCCCGACGTCCCTCACCGCGACGCCGCTCGAGCTCCTCGCGACGCCCGGCACGCCCCTCGACGCGACGTGGGTGGACGAGCTCGACGTCGCCACGCTCACGCTCGCGCCCGACGGCGAGCGCCCGATCACGCTGCACCAGGTCGGCGGCCCGTCGAAGGACATCGGATCCGCCGCGGACGGCGTCGCCATCGCGGGGGCGAACGACGAGAGCGGCCTGCGCGTCCTCACGGGCGCGGGGGCCCTGCTCACGCCGCGGGGCAGCACGTGGCAGCAGACGGCCACCGGCGTCTCCTTCATCGCGACGAAGCGCTGA
- a CDS encoding Rv3235 family protein — protein MSEAVPREELPERGSTVAGSADGASTRRTGARKPPPPAAAGAAPSASGRASSATAPATTAVRGTIRKRFDVDDFFGRQPCSSQDLPPSGPLLENLTRCVIEILAGARELDQIARWVSDDVYRHLLKRVVLSARARRTKGQSVTRPVFTIGTVTSFSPRDGVIEAVIVVHGRARARAVAIRLEGLDRRWRATAINVL, from the coding sequence ATGAGTGAAGCAGTGCCACGGGAGGAGCTCCCCGAGCGCGGGAGCACCGTCGCCGGCAGCGCCGACGGAGCATCCACGCGCCGAACCGGTGCGCGGAAGCCGCCTCCCCCCGCCGCCGCCGGTGCGGCCCCTTCGGCGTCCGGCCGCGCATCGAGCGCCACGGCGCCGGCCACCACGGCGGTCCGCGGCACCATCCGCAAGCGGTTCGACGTCGACGACTTCTTCGGGCGGCAGCCGTGCAGCAGCCAGGACCTCCCGCCGTCCGGGCCGCTCCTCGAGAACCTCACCCGGTGCGTCATCGAGATCCTCGCGGGAGCCCGTGAGCTCGACCAGATCGCGCGCTGGGTCAGCGACGACGTCTACCGCCATCTCCTCAAGCGCGTGGTGCTCAGCGCCCGGGCTCGCCGGACCAAGGGGCAGTCGGTGACCCGCCCGGTCTTCACGATCGGCACGGTCACGTCCTTCTCGCCCCGCGACGGCGTGATCGAGGCCGTCATCGTGGTCCACGGGCGCGCCCGTGCCCGGGCCGTCGCCATCCGACTCGAGGGGCTCGACCGCCGCTGGCGGGCCACGGCCATCAACGTCCTCTAG
- a CDS encoding DUF4129 domain-containing protein — translation MTGSALPAAVARAAAVPLDPDADDARRLLLDELGRPEYEAARPNALDLAAQAVGDWLAGLLDGAGGGLAGLAPVVIGVLVLAAVVVAFLAYGAPRRDRRSGASGGDGLFGSDDRRSADELRRAAEAARRAGDLTSAVSDLFRAIAREQAERTIVAVDPGTTARGFARRTGSAHPDHAARLAAAADDFDAVRYLGRVGTEEMVDRLAALDRDLRTAAPVLREPVGARPV, via the coding sequence GTGACCGGCTCCGCCCTCCCCGCGGCGGTCGCGCGCGCGGCCGCCGTGCCGCTCGATCCCGACGCCGACGACGCGCGCCGGCTCCTCCTCGACGAGCTCGGGAGGCCCGAGTACGAGGCCGCCCGGCCGAACGCGCTCGACCTCGCGGCGCAGGCGGTCGGCGACTGGCTCGCCGGGCTGCTCGACGGCGCGGGCGGCGGGCTCGCGGGGCTCGCGCCCGTCGTGATCGGCGTGCTCGTGCTCGCAGCGGTCGTCGTCGCGTTCCTCGCGTACGGGGCCCCGCGGCGCGACCGGCGGAGCGGCGCATCCGGCGGCGACGGGCTGTTCGGATCCGACGACCGGCGCTCCGCGGACGAGCTGCGCCGCGCGGCCGAGGCCGCGCGCCGGGCCGGGGACCTCACGTCGGCCGTCTCGGACCTCTTCCGCGCCATCGCGCGCGAGCAGGCGGAGCGCACGATCGTCGCGGTGGATCCGGGCACCACGGCCCGCGGGTTCGCCCGGCGTACGGGATCCGCCCACCCCGACCACGCCGCGCGCCTCGCGGCCGCCGCGGACGACTTCGACGCCGTCCGCTACCTGGGCCGCGTGGGCACCGAGGAGATGGTCGACCGGCTCGCCGCGCTCGATCGGGACCTGCGCACGGCCGCGCCCGTCCTCCGCGAGCCCGTGGGCGCGAGGCCGGTGTGA
- a CDS encoding ComF family protein — MIPASPPPVSPSPPSHVHPAVRAALLDALAVVLPVACAGCGAPDRAVCAACAAALRSVPLVRPLALPAVDGAGGRIPARVVPVGCGSSYAPPWPALLSALKEEGRTDAARAMAASLARAVGAAVAAAERSADPEGPPAPERPPIGPGTIHVLDVPSPRASLRRRGYAPVEVVLARAGLRSLRLGGVPGLRRHPLGFARRPADQAGLGVAARAANVDGCLRARVDLAGRRILVVDDVLTTGATLRETCRAVRAAGGEVVACAVLTAVPDHPRRRAARPMGPARRSLCISDALAVHPPDASHREEDRV; from the coding sequence GTGATCCCCGCCTCGCCGCCACCCGTCTCCCCGTCCCCGCCATCCCACGTCCACCCCGCCGTCCGCGCGGCCCTGCTCGACGCGCTGGCCGTGGTGCTCCCCGTCGCCTGCGCCGGATGCGGCGCGCCCGACCGGGCCGTCTGCGCCGCCTGCGCGGCCGCGCTCCGCTCCGTGCCCCTCGTGCGCCCGCTCGCGCTGCCCGCGGTGGACGGCGCGGGCGGGCGCATCCCGGCCCGCGTCGTCCCCGTGGGCTGCGGCAGCTCCTACGCGCCCCCGTGGCCGGCGCTCCTGTCCGCGCTCAAGGAGGAGGGCCGCACGGACGCCGCGCGCGCCATGGCGGCATCGCTCGCCCGGGCCGTCGGCGCGGCCGTCGCCGCCGCCGAGCGCTCCGCGGACCCCGAGGGACCGCCCGCGCCCGAGCGCCCGCCCATCGGGCCGGGCACGATCCACGTGCTCGACGTCCCGTCCCCCCGCGCCTCCCTCCGGCGTCGCGGCTACGCGCCGGTCGAGGTCGTGCTCGCCCGCGCCGGCCTCCGTTCCCTGCGCCTCGGGGGCGTCCCCGGCCTCCGGCGCCACCCGCTCGGCTTCGCGCGTCGCCCGGCCGACCAGGCGGGCCTCGGGGTCGCCGCCCGGGCGGCCAACGTCGACGGGTGCCTCCGCGCCCGCGTCGACCTCGCGGGCCGCCGGATCCTCGTGGTCGACGACGTGCTCACCACCGGCGCCACCCTCCGCGAGACGTGCCGTGCCGTCCGCGCGGCGGGCGGCGAGGTCGTCGCCTGCGCGGTGCTCACCGCCGTCCCCGACCATCCGCGACGCCGCGCGGCGCGACCGATGGGACCCGCGCGTCGCTCCCTGTGCATCTCCGATGCCCTCGCGGTCCACCCGCCGGATGCCTCGCACCGGGAGGAGGACCGGGTCTAG
- a CDS encoding SAF domain-containing protein, translating to MPPTPRPARPARRPVWLDPRFVAGLVLVLASTGGVVALLRSADSSVVVMAAASPLDAGSTVHASDLVPVRVRIEGDAGLYASPDSVDGLVVTRFVGAGELVPRSSLSSADTRTTASVVVPATSGADHLVAPGTVVDVWAAAAKGSGTNAYDPPRVIVSGATVAEVIPAQGFVADQERTQVELTVPRQDIAAVLASTDARDQITLVPVGDAGA from the coding sequence ATGCCCCCCACCCCTCGTCCCGCGCGTCCGGCGCGCCGTCCCGTCTGGTTGGATCCCCGCTTCGTGGCCGGGCTCGTCCTGGTGCTCGCGTCCACGGGCGGGGTCGTCGCGCTCCTGCGCTCGGCTGACTCGTCCGTCGTCGTCATGGCCGCCGCCTCCCCGCTCGACGCCGGCAGCACCGTCCACGCGTCCGACCTGGTGCCGGTGCGGGTGCGCATCGAAGGGGACGCCGGCCTCTACGCATCTCCGGACTCCGTGGACGGCCTCGTCGTCACCCGGTTCGTGGGAGCGGGCGAGCTGGTCCCGCGGTCCTCCCTGTCGTCGGCCGACACGCGCACGACCGCCTCCGTCGTCGTGCCCGCGACCTCGGGTGCCGACCACCTCGTCGCGCCCGGCACCGTGGTCGACGTCTGGGCGGCGGCGGCGAAGGGGAGCGGCACCAACGCGTACGACCCTCCGCGGGTGATCGTGTCGGGCGCGACCGTCGCGGAGGTGATCCCGGCCCAGGGCTTCGTCGCCGACCAGGAACGCACGCAGGTGGAGCTGACGGTCCCGCGGCAGGACATCGCGGCGGTCCTCGCCTCGACCGACGCGCGCGACCAGATCACGCTCGTGCCCGTCGGCGACGCGGGGGCGTGA